The sequence below is a genomic window from Halolamina litorea.
TATGAAGATATCTGCCCCCTGTTTCGGGTCTGTGGCGCCATCATAATCGGTCCAAATCCCCGCAAGTACCCCCTGTATTGTGGAGAAAAACTGAGTATGACTCGGCGCCGTCGCACCCCCGAATCGGTTGAAAACGTCGGCTAAAAGCGTTCTCGCCCCGTCGACGCCGTCACCGTCGAGACCGAAGCGGGCTTCTAGTGGGGTAGAGACTCTCCATAATCGGTTTCCCTCTTGCGATTAGTCGGTTCGGATACTCCATCGGTGTCTCTACGAAACCACCGAATTTGGCGGTTTTGACCATCGACGACCTGATCGACGCCGTCGACAGCGATGCGGTGAGCAAAATCAGTCATACTCGATTCCCCGTATTCCACAGGGACACCCCTTGCGGGGGCCGAATCCGATTATGAAACCCGCGAGCCGACCAGGGACTAGCCGCTGAGGTGATATCGAGGGGAATTCTGAGTATGACTCGCACTTGTGAGCATACACGCCAGTCCCGGTGGCGGCCCTCGCCGAACAGGTTTAGCGAGCGACTCCCACCTGAAGCCGGTCGGCGGCCGCGCAGAACGAGTCACCGAACCCACCGTTTTCGAGGTTCGCGGGTGTCGTTGACCCCGTCCTCAGGGCGCACCTCATCCTCTGGATCGACCGATCGATGCGGACTGGGGGTTCCTGGATGGCTTCGTCGATCGCCATTACCGACGCTTTACACCGAATACACGAAGGTGCCCCATTGCGTACTCGCTTTCGTGCACACTGTTTTCCACGTCTCGGGCGTCGACGCCTACCGCACCGCCGAGGCGAAAGTACGGAACCTCCTCGACGACGAAACAGTCGATATCGAGGCCGTTGCGGTCGTCGTCGACCGACCGACGGTCATCGACGCCGCAGCGATGGACTGCCGAGCGACGACCGACGTGCTGGTCGAGATGGGCGCAACTGTCAAACTCTGCTCGAACGCTGCACGGGGCGCCGAGGCTGGCGAGAGTGACTTCGGCGAGGGCGTCGAGTTCGTCTCGTCGGGAGTCGGCGAACTGACGCGGCTGCAGGATGCTGGCTGGGCGTATATCCGGCTGTAGCACCGAAACCGACAACGGGTCGAACGATTCAGCCCGTGTCCTGCGGGTCGAAGAAGTAGTAGGCGGCAGCCATCAAGGTCCCCATCACCACCGCGTCGGTAATCGTCGACTCGTTCGTCAACGCGCCAAACGCGAGGACGGCGAGAGCCGACACGAAGCCAACGCGAACGGCGAATCCGGAACGGGAGCCGCTTTGCCCCCGGCCCTTGATCCACCGGTACGCTCGTCGGAGGCTGTTCATGGCGGATTTACTGCGCGTCCGGCGGCTGCAGGTCGCGCTGGAACTCGTCGAACACGTCCAAATCGCCGGATAGCTCGTAGTCGATCCGTCGCTCCTCCTTGTTCCGCGCCAAGCGGTCCTCCATCGGCGCCGCCACCGACTCCCAGCCCGGCTTGACCCGCACCGATTTGGCGGGCTGGCCGACCGCGACGTGGTGGGCCGGCACGTCGCCGTCGACGATGGCCTTGGCGCCGACGACGGAGTTCTCGCCGAGCTTCGAGCCCGCGCGGACCAGCGTGTCGTAGGTCAGGCGAACGTCGTCCTCGATGATCGTCCGGTAGTTCACGACCTCGGTCTGGTCGACGATGTCGTGGTCGTGGCTCAGGACCTGCGCGGAGTCCGAAATCGAGACCCGGTCGCCGATCTCCAGCGCGCCGCGGTCGTCGAGGTGGACGTCGTCGTGGACGACGACGTTGTCGCCGACGCTGATGTTGTGGCCGTAGGTGAAGCTGATCCCCTTGAAGAAGCGGCAGTTCTCCCCCACCTCGTCGAAGAGGTGTTCGGCGAGCATCTGGCGGAAGCGCAGCGCGAAGGCGACGTTGTCGGCCATCGGCGTGTCG
It includes:
- a CDS encoding acyltransferase, giving the protein MTKRHASLPPDAEAGVDAFIEEVDERLASEEETCDVVQDTLVDLFGDREAYERWQDGGDVSPAERVRLQGYDPCNATLESEYYAEKDEDRFQRSKHLQWLWRQFDDTPMADNVAFALRFRQMLAEHLFDEVGENCRFFKGISFTYGHNISVGDNVVVHDDVHLDDRGALEIGDRVSISDSAQVLSHDHDIVDQTEVVNYRTIIEDDVRLTYDTLVRAGSKLGENSVVGAKAIVDGDVPAHHVAVGQPAKSVRVKPGWESVAAPMEDRLARNKEERRIDYELSGDLDVFDEFQRDLQPPDAQ
- a CDS encoding DsrE family protein — its product is MHTVFHVSGVDAYRTAEAKVRNLLDDETVDIEAVAVVVDRPTVIDAAAMDCRATTDVLVEMGATVKLCSNAARGAEAGESDFGEGVEFVSSGVGELTRLQDAGWAYIRL